The following coding sequences are from one Paracoccus alcaliphilus window:
- a CDS encoding DUF1778 domain-containing protein, translating to MAAVTSKEDAPRRSLINLRVTPRDRDLIDRAAAALGKNRSEFMMEASRQAAEDALLDRTAFRLDAEQFSAFMAQLDAPPAPNERLGKLLATPAPWER from the coding sequence ATGGCCGCCGTAACATCCAAGGAGGACGCCCCGCGTCGTTCACTGATCAATCTTCGCGTCACCCCGCGTGACCGCGATCTGATCGACCGTGCCGCAGCAGCCCTTGGCAAGAACCGCTCGGAGTTCATGATGGAGGCCAGCCGACAGGCGGCTGAGGATGCGTTGCTCGACCGCACCGCATTCCGACTGGATGCCGAGCAGTTCAGCGCCTTCATGGCACAGCTCGATGCACCGCCTGCGCCGAATGAACGGCTGGGCAAGCTGCTGGCCACGCCCGCGCCATGGGAGAGATGA
- a CDS encoding GNAT family N-acetyltransferase produces MTQGMQPLRAPVPLSDDHLIDGFASGATTLDTWLKRKARANQVSGASRAYVLCRGQRAVGFYALAAGSVSHDLAPRRLRQNMPDPIPVIVLGRLAVDVSEQGNGLGRALLRDAVLRITAAAHEVGIAAILVHALNERAKAFYVGAGFAETVLEPMTLFLRIKDARALIGEG; encoded by the coding sequence ATGACGCAGGGTATGCAGCCCTTACGCGCGCCCGTGCCGCTGAGTGACGATCATCTGATCGACGGCTTCGCATCCGGGGCAACGACGCTTGATACTTGGCTGAAGCGCAAAGCCCGCGCCAATCAGGTGTCTGGCGCGTCGCGGGCCTATGTGCTGTGCCGGGGCCAGCGGGCCGTCGGTTTCTATGCGCTGGCGGCCGGATCGGTCAGCCACGATCTGGCACCCCGCAGGCTGCGGCAGAATATGCCCGACCCCATCCCGGTCATCGTTCTGGGGCGTTTGGCGGTGGATGTGTCTGAGCAGGGCAATGGTCTCGGCCGGGCACTGCTGCGCGATGCCGTGCTGCGGATCACGGCGGCGGCGCATGAGGTCGGCATCGCGGCCATTTTGGTTCACGCCCTGAACGAGCGTGCCAAGGCATTTTATGTCGGGGCCGGTTTTGCCGAGACGGTGCTGGAGCCGATGACGCTGTTTCTGCGCATCAAGGACGCGCGGGCGCTGATTGGCGAGGGCTGA
- a CDS encoding CopG family ribbon-helix-helix protein has protein sequence MNAVRPVAVKLDQDTRDRLKRLADAKDRSTHWMLREAVSQFVEREEKREAFRQAGLQAWQEYQATGKHVTHDEADAWLARLEAGEDAAAPECHN, from the coding sequence ATGAATGCCGTCCGCCCCGTTGCCGTGAAGCTCGATCAGGATACCCGCGACCGCCTCAAGCGGCTGGCGGATGCGAAGGATCGCTCCACCCATTGGATGCTGCGCGAGGCCGTGTCGCAGTTCGTCGAGCGCGAAGAGAAGCGTGAGGCGTTTCGTCAGGCGGGGCTTCAGGCGTGGCAGGAATATCAGGCGACTGGCAAGCATGTCACCCATGACGAAGCCGATGCTTGGCTCGCCAGATTGGAAGCAGGCGAAGACGCGGCAGCTCCTGAATGCCACAACTGA
- a CDS encoding phage tail tube protein, giving the protein MARAQGARSQLAAAFETVYGTAPAGGFTRMPFAASTLSAEQPLLSSELLGYGRDPLAPVKDAITADGDLTIPIDAEAFGFWLKATFGSPVTTGASPGPYTHNFETGNWTLPSMAIETGMPEVPRFAMYSGVMVNQLSWTMQRSGLLTASAQLVAQGEAVASTSQAGTPTDYDLRRFGHFNGSIERDGVALGNVISAQITYANNLDRIETIRNDGMIDGADPTIAALTGQIEVRFADMVLMNQAIAGTPCELEFAYTLASGESLTFTAHAVYLPRPRVEISGPQGVQATFDWQAARDPITSRMATITLVNSIEEY; this is encoded by the coding sequence ATGGCACGCGCACAAGGCGCGCGGTCGCAACTCGCGGCTGCGTTCGAGACTGTCTATGGCACGGCCCCGGCCGGCGGCTTCACCCGCATGCCCTTCGCGGCATCCACGCTCAGCGCGGAACAGCCCCTGCTCAGTTCGGAACTGCTGGGCTATGGCCGCGATCCGCTGGCCCCGGTCAAGGATGCGATCACCGCGGATGGCGATCTGACCATCCCCATCGATGCCGAGGCGTTCGGCTTCTGGCTCAAGGCCACCTTCGGTTCCCCCGTCACCACCGGGGCCAGCCCCGGCCCCTACACGCACAATTTCGAGACCGGCAACTGGACCTTGCCCAGCATGGCGATCGAGACCGGCATGCCGGAGGTGCCGCGCTTCGCCATGTATTCCGGTGTCATGGTCAACCAGCTTAGCTGGACCATGCAGCGCTCGGGCCTGCTGACCGCCAGCGCGCAGCTTGTGGCGCAGGGTGAGGCGGTCGCCAGCACTTCGCAGGCGGGAACACCCACCGATTACGATTTGCGCCGGTTCGGGCATTTCAACGGCTCGATCGAGCGCGACGGGGTGGCGCTGGGCAACGTGATCTCGGCCCAGATCACCTATGCCAACAATCTCGACCGGATCGAGACCATCCGCAACGACGGCATGATCGACGGCGCTGATCCGACCATCGCCGCGCTGACTGGTCAGATCGAAGTTCGGTTCGCCGACATGGTGCTGATGAACCAGGCCATCGCCGGGACGCCTTGCGAGTTGGAATTCGCCTACACGCTGGCTTCCGGCGAGAGCCTGACCTTCACCGCTCATGCGGTCTATCTGCCCCGTCCCCGCGTCGAGATCAGCGGGCCGCAGGGGGTGCAGGCCACCTTCGACTGGCAGGCCGCGCGCGATCCGATCACCAGCCGCATGGCGACCATCACCCTTGTCAACAGCATCGAGGAATACTGA
- a CDS encoding type II toxin-antitoxin system RelE/ParE family toxin: protein MPQLIWSPAALRDVERLYRFLADKNPDAARRAAKSIREGMNILRDQPGVGRPVEDMEPEFREWLIAFGDSGYVSLYRFDGETAVVLAVRHQREAGY from the coding sequence ATGCCACAACTGATCTGGTCGCCCGCGGCACTGCGAGATGTCGAACGGCTTTACCGCTTCCTTGCCGACAAGAATCCCGATGCCGCCCGCCGTGCGGCCAAATCCATCCGCGAGGGCATGAACATCCTGCGCGATCAACCTGGCGTCGGGCGACCGGTCGAGGACATGGAGCCGGAATTCCGTGAATGGCTCATCGCCTTTGGCGACAGCGGTTACGTTTCTCTCTACCGGTTTGATGGCGAAACGGCGGTGGTATTGGCCGTGCGCCATCAGCGCGAGGCGGGTTATTGA
- a CDS encoding DUF2163 domain-containing protein yields the protein MKSLAPDLQSHLDDGTTTLAWCWRITRADGMTLGFTDHDRALAFGGTDFEPESGLSASEIRAGSDLSADSQDAEGALTSDRITETDILDGRWDNALVEVWRVNWEAPGQRVLIRRGSIGELRRGRVAFVAEVRSLAHVLGQTVGRVFQGTCDAALGDSRCGVNLNDAAYTGTGAVVDRVRDRAFTASGIGGFASGWFAFGYLEWTSGPNSDRQAEIMLHELASGIVTITLLEAPVRPVGGGDAFTIRAGCDKRSATCTAKFANILNFRGFPNIPGQDAVIRYATADGGHEGAVL from the coding sequence ATGAAAAGCCTCGCCCCTGACCTGCAATCGCATCTGGACGATGGCACAACGACGCTGGCGTGGTGCTGGCGGATTACCCGCGCCGACGGAATGACCCTCGGTTTTACCGATCATGACCGGGCGCTGGCCTTTGGCGGCACCGATTTCGAGCCGGAAAGCGGGCTGTCGGCTTCGGAGATCCGCGCCGGGTCCGATCTGTCGGCGGATTCGCAGGATGCAGAGGGCGCGCTGACCTCGGATCGGATCACCGAGACCGATATCCTCGACGGGCGCTGGGACAATGCGCTGGTCGAGGTCTGGCGGGTGAACTGGGAAGCCCCCGGCCAGCGGGTGCTGATCCGGCGCGGCTCGATCGGCGAGTTGCGGCGCGGGCGCGTGGCCTTCGTGGCCGAGGTCCGCAGCCTGGCGCATGTGCTGGGCCAGACGGTCGGTCGGGTATTCCAAGGCACCTGCGATGCCGCGCTGGGCGACTCCCGCTGTGGCGTGAACCTGAACGATGCCGCCTATACCGGGACCGGCGCGGTGGTCGATAGGGTCCGCGACCGGGCCTTCACGGCTTCGGGCATCGGCGGCTTCGCCAGCGGATGGTTCGCCTTCGGCTATCTCGAATGGACCTCGGGGCCGAACAGCGACCGGCAGGCCGAGATCATGCTCCATGAACTGGCATCCGGCATCGTCACCATCACGCTGCTGGAAGCGCCGGTGCGCCCCGTCGGAGGCGGCGATGCCTTCACCATCCGCGCGGGCTGCGACAAGCGCAGCGCGACCTGCACGGCGAAGTTCGCCAACATCCTCAACTTCCGCGGCTTCCCGAACATCCCCGGCCAGGACGCGGTGATCCGCTATGCCACCGCCGATGGCGGGCATGAAGGGGCGGTGCTGTGA
- a CDS encoding acyl-CoA transferase: MPTIRETIVATLHARLLPLAATVLRDEVLPERIPPSGLIILRDGEPGEPEVTLSPLRYHYQHRAELEVIVQAGTGRASAFDALIAAIGAALAADRTLGGLCDWVEPEAPASVDLPVEGAAALKAAVITVVLHYTTTGPLA, translated from the coding sequence ATGCCCACCATCCGTGAAACCATCGTCGCCACGCTGCATGCGCGGCTGCTGCCGCTTGCCGCCACCGTCCTGCGTGACGAGGTGCTGCCAGAACGGATCCCGCCTTCGGGGCTGATCATCCTGCGTGACGGCGAGCCGGGGGAACCGGAAGTCACGCTGTCGCCGCTGCGCTACCATTACCAGCACCGGGCCGAGCTTGAGGTGATCGTGCAGGCCGGAACCGGCCGGGCCAGCGCCTTTGACGCACTGATCGCCGCCATTGGCGCAGCGCTGGCGGCTGACCGGACGCTGGGTGGGCTCTGCGACTGGGTCGAGCCGGAGGCCCCGGCCTCGGTCGATCTACCCGTCGAGGGCGCTGCGGCGCTGAAGGCGGCGGTGATCACCGTCGTGTTGCATTACACCACCACCGGCCCCCTGGCCTGA
- a CDS encoding tape measure protein yields the protein MAEKKVSVRLVAENGRQVRAELEGVGDGGARSFQRLSAEVDNTGVMLRRLARIAAGVLSIRQVAQYADTWTDLRSRVDLATGSQERGVAVMDRLAQMARRTYSSLEQTTESWLANSTALRELGLSTRESLDFTEALNNAMVVSGAKAERAASVQNALSKAMALGSLQGVNLNTVIQTGGRVAELLAEELGTTVSGLREMGKQGLITGDVIRTALVGNLELLREEADSMPATIGDAFTLIGNAALQLVGTWDQLLGASSMVADALILLADNLDRLASIGIAFAAFMAGRWVAAFVAARLATFSLATALTVLRTAIIRTGIGALIVAAGELIY from the coding sequence ATGGCTGAGAAAAAAGTCTCCGTTCGGCTTGTGGCCGAGAACGGCCGGCAGGTCCGCGCGGAACTGGAAGGCGTCGGCGATGGCGGCGCGCGCAGCTTTCAGCGCCTGTCGGCCGAGGTGGACAATACCGGCGTCATGCTGCGCCGTCTCGCCAGGATCGCCGCCGGGGTGCTCAGCATCCGGCAGGTGGCGCAATATGCGGACACATGGACCGACCTGCGCTCACGCGTCGATCTGGCGACCGGGTCGCAGGAGCGCGGCGTGGCCGTCATGGACCGCCTCGCCCAGATGGCCCGGCGCACCTATTCCAGCCTCGAGCAGACCACCGAGTCGTGGCTGGCGAACAGCACCGCGCTGCGCGAACTCGGCCTCTCGACCCGCGAGAGCCTCGATTTCACCGAAGCGCTGAATAACGCCATGGTGGTCTCGGGCGCGAAAGCCGAGCGAGCGGCATCGGTCCAAAACGCGCTGTCCAAGGCGATGGCGCTGGGGTCGCTCCAAGGCGTCAATCTGAACACCGTGATCCAGACCGGCGGGCGGGTGGCGGAACTGCTGGCCGAGGAACTCGGCACCACGGTCTCGGGCCTGCGCGAAATGGGAAAACAGGGCCTGATCACCGGCGACGTGATCCGCACCGCGCTGGTCGGCAATCTCGAACTGCTGCGCGAGGAAGCCGACAGCATGCCCGCCACCATCGGCGATGCCTTCACCCTGATCGGCAACGCCGCCCTGCAACTGGTCGGCACCTGGGATCAGCTTCTGGGCGCATCTTCCATGGTCGCCGATGCCCTGATCCTTCTGGCCGACAACCTCGACCGGCTGGCGTCGATCGGGATTGCCTTCGCGGCCTTCATGGCCGGGCGCTGGGTTGCCGCTTTCGTCGCGGCGCGGCTGGCGACCTTCTCGCTCGCCACCGCTCTGACCGTCCTGCGCACCGCCATCATCCGCACCGGCATCGGCGCGCTGATCGTCGCGGCGGGCGAGTTAATCTATTAG
- a CDS encoding phage tail tape measure C-terminal domain-containing protein has protein sequence MKSVGGIGTAFKLLWGVAKESAGRIGLAFQAAFALLSAAWEGYRALVFTVLDAIVKGTVTAVDRYIAVWAGAFESVKAIWGVLPGTIGDFAFQAANGLIAGIEAMLNGVATRINNFIGGINAALAMLPEWAVGEGGAQIGLLDPFNLGRINNPFEGGASAAGAAAADAFATAFDQTYVRSPELFGNLADEAAAAAAGYLDAAGELAAATVTPLESWQALKDAVIAVGEKGADALDDAADAADRVADAMDKTSGAAGRAGTAGRKAGKDAKDGADEALRSWDAVAKSLADYAEKARNIGGDIGNALVNAFQSAENAIGDFVKSGKLNFRDLVTSMLADLAKLGARRFLLGPLAGVLSGFMPGLGGMSASVMHSGGMVGAGGSSRMVPAMAFANALRMHNGGWAGLRSDEVPAILQKGERVLSRREAAGYGNSVTVNITARDAESFRQSRAQIGADIARAVAMGRRGM, from the coding sequence GTGAAATCGGTAGGCGGCATCGGCACCGCGTTCAAACTGCTGTGGGGTGTGGCGAAGGAGAGCGCTGGCCGCATCGGCCTAGCGTTCCAGGCGGCATTCGCCCTGCTAAGCGCGGCATGGGAGGGCTATCGCGCGCTGGTGTTCACGGTTCTGGATGCCATCGTGAAGGGCACGGTGACCGCCGTTGACCGATATATCGCGGTCTGGGCTGGCGCGTTCGAGTCGGTCAAGGCGATCTGGGGGGTGCTGCCCGGCACCATCGGCGATTTCGCCTTTCAGGCCGCGAACGGCCTGATCGCCGGCATCGAGGCGATGCTGAACGGCGTCGCCACCCGCATCAACAATTTCATCGGCGGCATCAACGCCGCCCTCGCCATGCTGCCGGAATGGGCCGTCGGCGAAGGGGGCGCGCAGATCGGCCTGCTGGACCCGTTCAACCTCGGCCGGATCAACAATCCCTTTGAGGGCGGTGCGTCCGCCGCCGGCGCTGCTGCCGCGGACGCCTTCGCGACGGCCTTCGATCAGACCTATGTTCGGTCCCCCGAACTGTTCGGCAATCTCGCAGATGAGGCGGCTGCGGCGGCCGCCGGATATCTGGACGCAGCGGGAGAACTCGCCGCCGCCACGGTCACGCCGCTGGAAAGCTGGCAGGCCCTGAAGGATGCCGTCATCGCGGTGGGCGAGAAAGGTGCGGATGCGCTGGATGACGCGGCCGATGCCGCCGACCGCGTGGCCGATGCGATGGACAAGACCAGCGGCGCTGCGGGCCGCGCGGGCACCGCCGGGCGCAAGGCGGGCAAGGACGCGAAGGACGGCGCGGACGAAGCTCTGCGAAGCTGGGATGCGGTGGCTAAATCGCTGGCCGACTATGCCGAGAAGGCGCGCAATATCGGCGGCGATATCGGCAACGCACTCGTGAATGCCTTTCAGAGCGCCGAGAACGCCATCGGCGATTTCGTGAAGAGCGGGAAGCTGAACTTCCGCGATCTGGTCACCTCCATGCTGGCCGATCTGGCCAAGCTGGGCGCGCGGCGATTTTTGCTCGGCCCCCTGGCTGGTGTTCTGTCCGGGTTCATGCCCGGCCTCGGGGGCATGTCAGCCAGCGTCATGCATTCCGGCGGCATGGTCGGCGCGGGCGGGTCGAGCCGCATGGTGCCTGCCATGGCCTTCGCCAATGCGCTCCGGATGCACAATGGCGGCTGGGCCGGCCTGCGTTCGGACGAGGTGCCTGCGATCCTGCAGAAGGGCGAGCGGGTGCTGTCCCGACGCGAGGCCGCCGGTTACGGCAATTCGGTCACCGTCAACATCACCGCCCGCGATGCTGAGTCCTTCCGGCAGTCACGCGCCCAGATCGGGGCCGATATCGCCCGCGCGGTCGCCATGGGCAGGAGAGGCATGTAA
- a CDS encoding head-tail joining protein, with protein MSVFAAAMDRIFAHAAMAVPALCISASTSEERPIRIIPRAPDRVTDFGAGRFVSDTMAVDVRVADLPEPRPGDLIVIGTDSHVIQGEPLRDRERLIWTLDLRPA; from the coding sequence ATGTCCGTCTTTGCCGCCGCCATGGACCGCATCTTCGCCCATGCCGCCATGGCGGTCCCCGCGCTCTGTATCTCGGCCAGCACGTCGGAGGAGCGCCCTATCCGGATTATCCCCCGCGCCCCGGATCGCGTCACCGATTTCGGCGCCGGCCGCTTTGTCAGCGATACGATGGCGGTGGATGTGCGCGTCGCCGACCTGCCGGAACCGCGACCGGGCGATCTGATCGTCATCGGCACGGACAGCCATGTCATCCAGGGAGAGCCACTGCGCGACCGCGAACGGCTGATCTGGACCTTGGACCTGCGACCAGCATGA
- a CDS encoding DUF2460 domain-containing protein, which translates to MAFHEIRFPDNISRGARGGPERRTQIVELASGDEERNASWANSRRRYDVSYGIRRADDLAAVVAFFEARNGRLHGFRFKDWSDYKSCAPSGTPATTDQVIGTGDGTETAFQIAKRYTSGAQSWVRTITKPVAGSVRIALGGVEQAAGWVIDPATGIVTFAAAPGPGIAITAGFEFDVPVRFDSDALDVTLNIERLGSITSIPLVEIRR; encoded by the coding sequence ATGGCGTTTCACGAGATCAGATTCCCGGACAATATCAGCCGGGGCGCGCGGGGCGGGCCGGAGCGGCGCACCCAGATCGTAGAGCTGGCCTCGGGCGATGAGGAACGCAACGCGTCATGGGCGAACAGCCGGCGGCGCTATGACGTGTCCTATGGCATCCGCCGTGCCGATGATCTGGCGGCGGTTGTCGCCTTCTTCGAGGCCCGGAATGGGCGGCTGCACGGGTTCCGGTTCAAGGACTGGTCGGATTACAAATCCTGCGCACCATCCGGCACCCCGGCTACGACAGATCAAGTGATCGGCACCGGCGACGGGACCGAGACAGCGTTCCAGATCGCGAAACGCTACACCTCCGGGGCGCAGTCATGGGTGCGGACGATCACCAAGCCCGTCGCCGGATCGGTGCGGATCGCGCTGGGCGGGGTCGAACAAGCTGCGGGCTGGGTGATCGATCCGGCCACCGGGATCGTCACCTTTGCCGCCGCCCCCGGCCCCGGCATCGCCATCACCGCCGGGTTTGAATTTGACGTTCCGGTGCGCTTCGACAGCGATGCGCTGGACGTGACCCTCAACATCGAGCGGCTCGGCTCGATCACCTCAATCCCGCTCGTGGAAATCCGCCGGTGA
- a CDS encoding DUF7697 family protein — protein sequence MGAALEMGRALGIAPVAVAELLPVIEAVMIRKTNEQIEESGRDG from the coding sequence ATGGGCGCGGCTCTGGAAATGGGCCGCGCCCTCGGCATTGCGCCGGTGGCGGTCGCCGAACTGCTGCCAGTGATCGAGGCCGTGATGATCCGAAAAACCAACGAACAGATCGAAGAGAGCGGCAGGGATGGCTGA
- a CDS encoding major capsid protein, with the protein MTITRNPFDAGGYSLAEMTQAINILPNLYTRLGQIGLFRFEGVSQRSVIIEQYEGILSLLPSVPLGGPATVGTREGRSMRSFALPWIPHDDVILPADIQGVPALGVSDAADPLVGVMSRKLMLMRRKHAQTREYMEMNALRGIVKDGAGTTLYNYFTEFGLTQISVDFLLGTAGTNVQGKVREVLRAIEDNLLGEAMTSVHALVSREFFDKLISHAKVEEAYKFYAATGAQPLREDMRRNFPFAGILFEEYAGAVTLSTGAPERLIPASEGIAFLLGTMDTFTTYGGPANLLEAANTMGLPLYARQHLDEKGRWIDLMTEASILPVNKRPRLAVRLHTSN; encoded by the coding sequence ATGACCATCACCCGCAACCCGTTCGATGCCGGCGGCTATTCGCTGGCCGAGATGACGCAGGCGATCAATATCCTGCCCAATCTCTACACCCGCCTCGGCCAGATTGGGCTGTTCCGTTTCGAAGGCGTCAGCCAGCGCTCCGTCATCATCGAGCAATATGAGGGCATCCTCAGCCTGCTGCCCTCTGTGCCCCTCGGCGGTCCTGCGACCGTCGGCACGCGCGAAGGCCGGTCGATGCGTTCCTTCGCACTGCCATGGATCCCGCATGACGATGTGATCCTGCCGGCGGACATTCAGGGGGTGCCGGCGCTGGGGGTCTCGGACGCCGCCGATCCGCTGGTTGGCGTCATGAGCCGCAAGCTGATGCTGATGCGCCGCAAGCACGCCCAGACCCGTGAATACATGGAGATGAACGCCCTGCGCGGCATCGTGAAGGACGGCGCCGGGACGACCCTCTACAACTACTTCACCGAATTCGGCCTGACCCAGATCTCGGTGGATTTCCTGCTCGGCACCGCCGGCACCAATGTTCAGGGCAAGGTCCGCGAAGTGCTGCGCGCCATCGAGGACAATCTTTTGGGTGAGGCGATGACCTCTGTCCACGCGCTGGTCAGCCGCGAGTTCTTCGACAAGCTGATCAGCCATGCCAAGGTGGAAGAAGCCTACAAGTTCTATGCCGCCACCGGCGCCCAGCCCTTGCGCGAGGACATGCGGCGCAATTTCCCCTTCGCGGGCATCCTCTTCGAGGAATATGCCGGCGCGGTGACGCTCTCCACCGGCGCCCCAGAACGGTTGATCCCTGCAAGCGAAGGTATCGCCTTTCTCTTGGGAACCATGGACACCTTCACCACCTATGGCGGCCCGGCGAACCTGCTGGAGGCGGCCAATACCATGGGCCTGCCACTCTATGCCCGCCAGCATCTCGACGAGAAGGGCCGCTGGATCGACCTGATGACCGAAGCCTCAATCCTGCCGGTCAACAAGCGCCCCCGGCTGGCCGTTCGTCTGCACACGTCGAACTGA
- a CDS encoding DUF6441 family protein, which yields MKLKLEITDIARLMQAEIAAGEKAVSAAIKDAGTGLKTAWRGQISGAGLGPRLARTIRSETYPKARPSLNAAALVWSKAPVIISAHDTGPLIRSRGGLWLAIPTEAAGKGRRGKRPTPQKWEARTGLKLRFIPRRTGPSLLVAEGRLNSKGRAVASRSKTGRGLTSVPIFLLVRQVKLRKRLDLAREAERAVNGLPEKIVAGWLDGKV from the coding sequence ATGAAGCTGAAGCTCGAGATCACCGATATCGCCAGGCTGATGCAGGCGGAAATCGCCGCTGGCGAAAAGGCTGTGTCTGCCGCGATCAAGGATGCCGGCACCGGCCTCAAGACCGCCTGGCGCGGCCAGATCAGCGGCGCGGGGCTTGGCCCGCGACTTGCGCGCACCATCCGCTCCGAGACCTATCCGAAAGCGCGGCCCAGCCTGAACGCCGCCGCGCTGGTCTGGTCGAAGGCCCCGGTGATCATCTCCGCGCATGATACCGGACCCCTGATCCGGTCCCGGGGCGGGCTGTGGCTGGCAATCCCGACCGAGGCCGCCGGCAAGGGCCGGCGCGGCAAGCGCCCGACCCCGCAGAAATGGGAGGCCAGGACCGGGCTGAAGCTGCGCTTCATCCCCCGCCGAACCGGCCCCAGCCTGCTGGTCGCCGAGGGGCGGCTGAACAGCAAGGGTCGCGCCGTGGCATCCCGTTCAAAGACCGGGCGCGGGCTGACCAGCGTGCCGATCTTTCTCTTGGTCAGGCAGGTCAAGCTGCGCAAGCGGCTCGATCTGGCAAGGGAGGCGGAGCGGGCGGTGAATGGCCTGCCGGAGAAAATTGTGGCCGGATGGCTCGACGGAAAGGTCTGA